Part of the Dermatophilus congolensis genome is shown below.
GAAGGTCGTGCTTCCGTGGATCGGGTTCGGCAGTTGTCGGTACCGGGGGCGTTGTGGCCTCCTACTACCGACCCGTCGAATCGGGTTACTCGTGCGGCGATTGCTTTGACGGCTGAGGTTGACCGTTTGGATAGCAAATTTGAGGATGCGCCACGTCAGGCAGTGGCGCGGTTGCATGCGGTGGCGGGTAATGCGCTTGCGGTGGGGCAGGTTGGTCGTACGCGGGTGGCGGGGGAGGGGTGTAGTGAGTTGCTTAGTGCGTTAGGTCGTGAGCCGGAGGCTGATGATGCGCGCGCTAGTTTATTTGCGCTGCTTAATGAGTTTCGGCAAGGGGTTACGTCGCCGGTGTTGTTGGCGGCGCTTGTGCATGGTGAGGTGTTGCGCTCTAGGCCATTTCCGTGTGCGAATGGGCTTCTTGGGCGGGCGTTGGAGCGATTGTTGTTGCGTTCGCGTCATGTAGATTCCACGCGTGCAGTGGTGCCTGAGGCTGGGCATTTCGCGATGGGGGTGGATGACTATTTCACGGCTGCTGCGGCGTATGCGCGCTCTAGAGATAGGGGTGACATGGATGGTGTTGTGGTTTGGGTGCAGCACTGCTGTCACGCTATTGCTCACGGTGCTGCTGAGGGAGGGCGGGTTGCTGATGCTGCGCGGGCTGCTGCTGTAACTCGTCCTGGACGACGGTGACATTATTTGCGCAAAAATAAATGCGTGTTGATGTTGAATCATCAGATTCACGTGTTTTGGCGATAGATATCCGTCACTAAAGAACAAGAAAAAAAGGGAAAACGCCCAGATCACAACGGTATTCTCGGCAGTAGTAGAGAAGAAGAAATGACAGGGTCAGGTAGCTGCCAAGGCGTTACAGGTTCATGCAAACTTTTTTCCGCGCCCCGTTGCATACCGTCGCCAAGCTCGACACAATAAATGCAGCGCTCCCTTCGGGTCGTAGCGCGGCGCACCAGCTCCTCCCCCCCGGGGCTAGGCGCGTTCCTTGGTGAGTCCCCGCTGTCCCCCCAGCGGGGACTCACCCATTTACCGGGAAAATCACCGCAAAACCGCCGCCTATCCACAACACCCCACCTACCCGCCCCACAGTCCACAAACCCCATCCAACCAACGCCACTGACCACCCTCATACCGACACGATGACGACATGAGCGGAAAAGCACCCACCATCGCCTTCACCGGCGCCTCCGGCGGCCTCGGCACCTCATGCCTCCTCGCCGCCACCGCCGTCGCCGCTTCCGCCGCCGGATACCGCGTCGCCTGCATCGACCGCGACACAGCAGGAGGCGGTCTAGACACCATCTTCGGGCTCGACCACCTCCCCGGTGCACGCTGGCCCGACCTGCTTGGCGCACATGGCCACCTACCCGCCGACCTCCTCATGCGCGAACTGCCCAACGAAAAAAACATCTGGGTGCTCTCCCACTCCAACAACCTCATCACCGACATCCCAGAGGAAGCCGACCACACCACCCTCGAAGCACTCACCACCGGAACCGATCTCGTCCTCATCGACGCTGGTCGCCCCCGCCCAGCACCCCCTGCCGACGACACCACCCCCCACGCCACCACCCTTGACCCCCGCCCCTGGCACGGAGCCGACCACATCGTCCTCCTCGTCGGCCACAGCCCTCAATCCCTCGCCGCAGCAACAGCCATCACCAACACCGCCCCCGAAACCGGCCCCACCTGGTGGCTAGCCCAACGCACCCCCAAAGGGGCCACCCACCTACCCGAAACCATCCAATCCACCCTCGGCCTGGCCCTAGCTGCCCGCGTCACCGACGACCCCCGCTGCCACCGCGACCTCCTCCACGGCGAACCACCAGGACAACGCGGACACCTCGCCAAAGCAGCAAACCAACTCCTGAGCACCCTTCTCACCCAAGGACACCCAGCCGCATGAGCGCCCCCACCACATCCACCAGCATCTGGAACCACATCCGTGCCGGCCGGGGGCCCACGGCCGCACGCGTCGACGCCGTCGCCCACGACGAAAGCCGCCTGCTAGGAGAACAAGGCGCTGCCCACGCCCGAGACGCTCTACGGGCCGCCACCCTCGGACTTGGTCCCCTCGAGCCCCTCCTGACCACCCCCGGCGTCACCGACATCCTCGTCAACGGCACCGACACCGTATGGATTGACCGAGGAAACGGCCTCGAAACCACCGAGATAGAGATCGGCGACCCTGACGCAGTCCGCCGACTGGCAGTGCGCCTTGCTGGACTAGCCGACCGCCGCCTCGACGAAGCCAGCCCATACGTCGATGGCCTCCTGCCCGGCGGAATCCGACTCCACGCCGTCCTACCTCCCCTCGTCGACTCCGCCGCACACATCAGCCTGCGCATCCCCCGCGCCGACGTCGTCTCTCTTGAACGCCTCGTAGCCCTCGGATCTATGCCGCCTGAATGGGCCGACATCCTGCGCGCCATCGTTGCTGCCCGCTGCTCCTTCGTCGTTTCCGGCGGCACCGGCACCGGAAAAACAACCATCCTCGCCTCACTCCTGGCCCAAGCCCGGCCCGACGAACGCATCCTCGTCGTCGAAGACGTCCGTGAACTAGCCGTCCATCACCCCCACGTCGTACGCATGCAAGCCCGCCCAGCCAACGTCGAAGGTGCCGGCGCCGTCGACATGGTCGCCCTCGTCCGTCAATCCCTGCGCATGCGCCCCGACCGCCTCGTCGTCGGTGAAGTTCGCGGCGCCGAAGTCCGTGAAATGCTCACCGCACTCAATACTGGGCACGAAGGAGGCAGTGGCACCATCCACGCCAACAGCGCCCACGACGTCATCACCCGCTTCGAAGCACTCGGCGCACTTGCCGGAATGACCCCAGCTGCCGTCCGCGCCCAACTCGGATCAGCCCTGTCCGTTGTCATTCACCTACGCCGCACACCTACCCACCGCATTGTTGAAAGCATCGGCCTCCTCCACGCCGAAAATGACGAACTCCACGTCCGCACTGCGCTACGTAACCCACACCTGGGCGACACCTCCAATCAACACCACACCCCCCACACACCTCGCGGAGCCCAAGAACCAGGTTGGACCCTCCTGCAAGAACTTCTTGCCGAGCACCTCACCCCTGCACCGTCACCTGAGACACCCGCCACTCACACACCCCCCACCCCGGCAGTGCCCACCTCACGACCCCAACGTCCAACCCCAGCAATACCCCTCACCAACCCCACCTGGCTCAGGAGAACCCCATGATCTCTGCCTGGATACCCGCGCTGCTCGCCGGAACAGCCATCACCCTCTGGCCCACCCAACATCCCACCAACACCCACCCAAACCACATCCCTACCTCGCCGCGACACGCTTTCACCGCCTGGAAAAAGCAACGCCACCGAGACAGCCACACCGGAATCGAAAAAGATCTCCTCAACGTTGTTGAAGCACTCAGCGGAGCCCTCCGCGCAGGACTACCACCAGCAGCAGCCCTCGCACTGGCCAGAGAAGGTATCACCGGCAAACTTGGTGACGCCCTGACCACCGTCGAACACCGCGCACGTATGGGAGAAGGCCTCGCCGCAGGCTGGAGCGAAGCCGCACGCCGCATCAACAACCCCGAACTAGCACTCCTAGCCCGAGCCTGGTCTCTCTCCGAAGAAACAGGAACCCCCCTGGCAGAGGCAGCTCACACCGCTACCCGAGTGCTGCGCGACCGCCGCGACCAACGTGAACGCACACGCTCAGCCATCGCCGGCGCCAAAGCCACCATGACACTTCTTACTCTCCTACCCGCAACAGGACCCCTGCTAGGCCTACTCCTGGGCGTGGATCTTCTCCACGTCTACAGCACCACTCCCCTCGTCTGGGCAGCTCTGGCAGCTGGCATCATCCTCATCCTTATCGGCCGCACCTGGGTCAACCACCTCATCACCCACACGCTTGCAGGACCGGTACTCACATGACCCTCGTCATCGCCACCCTCACTGCCCTAGCCCTCCTGGCCTGGCCCACCCACAACCGCCACCTACAAGCGCTCGCACGCCACACCCAGACCACCCAGAACACAGCACCCCCCGTTAGAGCCGACGCACTCGCAGGCACTGTCATGCTCCTTGCCATGACTCTACGCAGCGGCAAAGGAGTCATCGAATCCCTCGAAGCGGTCGGCACCAGACAACACGATGCGATTGGTGCTCACTTACTCTCTGTGGCTTCAGCTCTCCGTTGGGGAGTACCTGATCGCGAAGCGTGGGCAGCGCTGCCTGAGGCATGGACTCCCGTTGCTCGCGCTTTCCTCCTGGCTCGCCGCGCAGGCGTCGCCCCGGCAGACCTTCTCTTGCGCGTTGCCGACGACCTTCGACAAGCCGAGCAAGCCCGCCTAGAACTAGCCACCGCCAAACTCGCAGTCCGAGTTGTTCTCCCCTTGGGGCTTGCCTTTCTCCCAGCCTTCATCCTCACCACGGTCGTCCCCATCGTCATCGCCATCACCGGAGACGTCCTCAGCCATTAAGGCTCTCCAGCGCCTTCGGATGTGCACAACCCGCCCCGCTATCCCCAGAGACAGCTAAGCCCAGCATTCCGACGCCCCGCGCAACCAACCATGGACTTTGTGCCCTTCGAGTTGGGCACAAGAAAATTCCGCGGCCACCGCCGCGCAACCCACATCAGGAGAACACCATGACCCTCGCATCTGCCGAGACCACCACAATCCGCTCCCGTCTCGACCAAGCCATGGCTACTAGCGCTGCCACGGTCACTACCTATGTCCATTGCGCCGTCGAACGCTTCCGCAACCGCGATGACGCAGGCATGACCACCGCTGAATACGCTGTCGGCATCCTCGCTGCCGTTGCATTCGCCGGTGTTCTCCTGGCCATCGTCAAGTCCGGAACTATCCAGGCAGAGCTACAGAAAGTAATTACCGGCGCTATCAAATCCAAGGGCAAGTGAATTAACCGATGAAAAGCACCGCGCAGGACCTCAACCACACAAATCGACGCGATGCTGGCTACAGCACCGCTGAACTGGCTCTGGCCACACCCGCCGTGATGATTCTCGTTACCGTGGTTGCGGTCCTGCTCGGTGTTCTTATGGATCAGGTGCGATGCATTGATGCCGCCCGTTCTGGCGCGCGTGCTCTGGCACGTGGCGACAACGCAGCTGTGGCTGTGCGGCTAGCTGAACAAACCGCGCCGACGGGATCTCGTATCAGTGTTGCGCGAGGCAAAGAAATGCGGGTGACTGTTACTGCTCCCGCTCGTGTTGCATGGGTTCAGCAGCTTCATGCTGGTGCTAGCGCCAGCGCTCCAGATGAATCGGTAGGTATTTCTGGTCGTCGTCTCGGCTCGGTAGTTCTTCCTACTGATATTTCGTGGCTGGGTCAGGTGTGAATTCGATGCTGACTCAATCGTTGAGGAAAGCTGCTGTTGATGCACGAGACCGTGGCTCAGGCACCGTTCTCGTCCTTGGGATTGTTGGACTAGTTATCACGGTTTTTTTTGGCTTGGATGATGGTCGGCGCTGCCGTCATTGCTTCGCATCGTGCGACTGCAGCTGCAGATCTTGCTGCTGTAGGGGCGGCTAAGTCTCTTGTTCTTGGTGGTTCTGGAGCCGATGCATGCCGTCGAGGTCGCAGTATTGCTCAGAAGAATGATGCGCGTCTGTCTTCCTGCCGGGTGAGTGGGAAAGAGGTGGCGGTGACAGCTGTCGTTAACTTGTCTGGTTCATTGCCGCATTTTGGTTTTTATCAGGCTCGAGCTGAAGCGCGGGCAGGCGTTCGCTGAGCTGGAGCCGGGGATGGATTGTAGTTGGTGGGGACGTTTGAGCCAGATGTTTTCTTTGTGAGACGAGAGAGAAGCTGCTGAGGCAGCGAATGTGGGTGGTGTTTTGGGGTGCGATTTTGGTGGCCGCTTGGTGCTGTCGGCTACCGAATCGTAAACTTCGTTGGTCGTCGTGTCTGGTGGTGCTGGTCGTCGCCGGTGGCCAGTTGGTCTGTTTACGTTGGAATTCCAACGTTGCGGCAGTGTGTGGAGCGTGTGTTTTTTCTCATTCGTTCGTGCGGTGTCGAGTGTATGACCGTTCGACGGCTATTGATTTGAGTGGTCAAGCCTCTGTGCCACTCCCGCTTCGTGATGAGGGAGTTCTCCTCGTGCCTGTCGGGCTGTTTTTGTGGCCGGGCGTAGGGCTGCGACTGGTGTGCGCAGAGCCGCGACTGGTGTTTCGGCTGTTGCTTTCCGTCGATGCCCGTAGGTGGCCGGGTGCAGGAGACCGTGTCGCGAAGGCACAGACTGCGGTTTGCGCAGTGCATCAGGAGTCTCTTTTCAGGTATGGGCACTTTCGATTTCGCTGAGTTTGCGTTGGAACTTTCGTCGGCGGACGGCACAAGAGGGGCGTTGCGCACCGCTTTGGAGACGATCCGGGAGGTCGTTGAAGCTGAGCGTGGTGGCGCAATGTTGGTTGTTAAACGTCATGTAGAGGCTGCGGAGGCTGATGATGAGTTGGCTTCTCAGGCTGATCGGTTGCAGTTGGATTTGGAATCGGGGCCGTGTTTAGAGGCCATCGGTGATGAGGCTGTGTATTTGATTGTCGATACGTTGACGGACCCGCGGTGGGAGCCTTGGTGTCGCGGGTTGGCGCAGTTGGGTATCCGAAGCGTGTTGTCGCTGCGGTTGGCGACGTTGAATGGAACTTTGGGAGCGCTGAATCTCTATCACTCGGTTCCTGGTGCTTTTGGGGAGTCTCATGGTGTAGTCGGGGCAAGGTTGGCCTCGCAAGCTTCGGTTGCGATTGCTGCGACGAAAACGGAGGAGGGGCTTCGTGAGGCGATGGCTGGGCGGCATGTGATCGGTTTAGCCCAGGGCATTTTGATGGAGAGGTTTGGGCTGGATGAGGAAGCCGCTTTTTCGGTGCTTCGGAGGTATTCACAGGATCTGAATTTGAAGTTGCGGGTGGTGGCGCAGGAATTGGTTAAGAGCAGGGCATTGCCGTCGTTGGATGCGCAGGGGCGTCATCGTCCGACGGAGGGAGGTCGTGCATGAGTGGTAGGTGAGGGTGCGGTGAGCCGTGGTGAACTGTGTGCATGAGTTTTGTTCCGCCGGTTGTCGTTCCTGAGTTGGTTGCTGCTTTGCGCGCTGATTTGTTGGCGTGTGATTTCACGGTTGAGGGCGTGGAGTCATATTTGGGGACAGTGGCTTCGGCTGCGTTGCGGCGTGGTGAGGTGTTGCCTGCGGAGTTGAAGACTCGTGAATGTGGTGGCGCCACGGGTGTGGTGGTGCGGTTGTTTACGTTGGGTTTGGAGGTGGATTTCGCAGAGGTTGACGCTGCTCTTCCTTCTGTTGGTGGGGATGGCTTGCTTCGGTTGGGGTTGGTGCGTCGTGCGGGTGCGGCGTTGCAGGCAGGGGTGGATCTTCGTCCGTATGGCGATGAGGAGAATGTGTGGTGGGTGGTTTCGGATGTGACTGGTGCTTTTGGGTCCGGGCCGTTGGCTACGGATCATGTGGTGGGTGTTGGTGGCGCGTCGGTGACGTTGGCGCAGTGGACGTCGCGTCCGCGAGTTGGTCGTGCTTTGGATTTGGGTACGGGTAGTGGGGTGCAGGCGTTGCATTTGGGTGCGCATGCCGATGAGGTGGTGGTGACGGATGTGTCGGAGCGGGCGTTGGCGTTTGCGCGTTTTACGGCGGCGTTGGCTGGTGTGGAGTGGGATGTGCGTTGTGGTTCGTTGTTTGAGCCGGTGGCGGGTGAGCGGTTCGATTTGGTGGTGTGTAATCCGCCGTATGTGATTACGCCGCGGGTGGCTGGGGTGCCGGTATTTGAGTATCGGGATGGTGGTTTGGCGGGGGATTCGGTGATGAAGACATTGGTGGGGCAGGTTGGTGAGTTTTTGAATCCGGGTGGGGTTGCTCATTTCATTGGGAATTGGGAGATTTCGCAAGGTCAGGTGTGGTCGGATCGGTTGCAGGAGTGGTTGGCTGGGACGGGGTTGGATGCGTGGGTGGTGCAGAGAGATGTGCAGGATCCGGCGGAGTATGCCTCAACGTGGGCGCGTGATGGTGGGTTTGTTCCCGGTTCGTATCAATATGAGTCGTTGTATTCAGCGTGGTTGGAAGATTTTGCTCAGCGTGGCGTGGAGGGGATTGGTTTTGGGGTGGTGATGTTGGCTCGTCCTGTGGGTGAGCGTGAGCCATTCCGGGATTTGATGGAGGTGCGTGGGCCTGTGTCGTTGCCGATGGGGGAGTCGGTGCGGGATGGTTTGGCAGTCCGGGCGCGTTTGGCGGAGTTGGATGATGAGGCTTTGTTGGAGGTGCGTTTGAAGGTTGCTGGCGATGTGACGATTGAGAAGCATATGTTGCCTGGGTGTGGTGATCCTGCGGCGATTGTGGTGCGTCAGGGAGGATCGTTGCGTCGTGCGTTGGGTGTCTCGCCACAAGTGTGCGCGGTGGTGGACGTGGCTGATGGTGATTTGACGTTGCGGCAGTCAGTGGTAGCGATTGCGGCTTTGATGGATGAGTCTGTGGAACAGGTGTGTGCTGAGGCGTTGCCGGTGGTGCGTGAGCTTGTGGCAGGTGGTTTTCTGCGTCTGTCTTGACGTGTTTGTGCGGTGTATGCGCTCTACTGTGAGTGCAGTTGTGTGGTTTGTGAGCGTGTCGCCGCAGTGTCTGCGGGGGTGCGAAGGCGTTACGGTCGTTGCGCGTTGACTAGTCGTGGCGTTGTTTCGTCCGGGGGCGCGTGTGTTTGTGAGAAGACCTGAAGTGTTCGTGAGAAGTTTCTGCGGGAAGTGGGAAGTGGATCGTGGCTGAGTCTGGGACCAAGTTGGTCATCGTGGAGTCGCCTGCTAAGGCGAAGACGATCGCCGGGTATCTCGGTGCTGGTTTCGAGGTTGAGGCCTCGGTGGGGCACATTCGCGATTTGCCGACGCCGAGTCAGTTGCCGCCTGCGGAGAAGAAAGGGCCGTTCGGGAAGTTCGCGGTCGATGTAGAGAATGGCTTTGCTCCGTATTACGTAGTGTCTTCGGAGAAGAAGACGAAGGTTGCGGAGCTGAAGCGGTTGTTGCGCTCTGCCGATGAGTTGTATCTCGCTACCGATGAGGATCGGGAGGGCGAGGCGATTGCGTGGCACTTGTTGGAGGTGCTGAAGCCGAAGGTTCCGGTTAAGCGCATGGTGTTCCATGAGATCACCAAGGATGCGATTACGAAGGCTGTGCAGAACACGCGTGATCTTGATCATGACCTGGTGGATGCGCAGGAGTCGCGTCGGATTTTGGATCGCTTGTACGGGTATGAGGTTTCGCCGGTGTTGTGGCGCAAGGTGCGTCCGGGGCTGTCTGCTGGGCGTGTCCAGTCGGTGTCGACGCGTTTGGTGGTTGAGCGTGAACGTGAGCGTATGGCGTTTGTGGTGGCGAATTATTGGGATGCGTCTGCGCGTTTTGTAACGCGTTCGGGTGGTGGGGAGGATTTCACGGCGAAGTTGACGGGCGTGGGTGGCGTTCGGGTGGCTTCGGGGCGTGATTTTTCTGATGCTGGTGAGCTGACGGGCAAGGGTGTTCGTCATTTGGGTGAGGTAGAGGCTCAGGCTATTGCGTCTGCGGTTTCCGGTGGCGTGGGGACGGTGACCTCAGTTCAGGAGAAGCCGTATACGCGCCGTCCTGCGGCGCCGTTCACGACGTCGACTTTGCAGCAGGAGGCAGGGCGTAAGTTGCGCTTGAGCAGCCGTAATGCGATGAGGGTTGCGCAGCGGCTGTATGAGAACGGCTACATCACGTATATGCGGACGGATTCGACGACGTTGTCGGAGTCGGCGTTGTCTGCTGCGCGTGGTCAGGCGAGGGATATGTATGGGGCTGAGTTCGTTCCAGATAAGCCGCGTCGGTATGAGAAAAAGGTGAAGAACGCGCAGGAGGCGCACGAGGCAATTCGTCCGGCGGGTGATGTTTTCCGTACTCCTGCTCAGGTGGCTGGGCAGTTGACGGGTGAGGATTTTGCTCTGTACGAGCTGATTTGGAAGCGGACGGTCGCTTCACAGATGGCTGATGCTCGTGGGTCGACGGCTTCTTTGCGGGTCTCGGTGCCGGTTGCTGGTGTTGAGGTTGCTGGCGAGTCTGTTGAGTCGGCGGAGTTTTCGGCTAGTGGAACAGTGATTACGTTCCGGGGGTTCTTGGCTGCTTATGAGGAGGGCCGGGATGAGGACCGCCGGGGTGCTGTTGAGCACAGTGCGGAGCGTCGTTTGCCGAAGTTGGGTGAGGGCGTTGAGTTGGATTGTGCTGATGCTCAAGCTGAGGGGCATCAGACAAACCCGCCTGCGAGGTATACCGAAGCTACGTTGGTTAAGGCGATGGAGGAGCTGGGCATTGGGCGCCCATCGACGTATGCGGCAACTGTAGCGACGATCCAGGATCGTGGCTATGTCAATAGTCGTGGTCAGGCTTTGGTTCCTACGTGGTTGGCGTTTGCGGTGACGCGACTGTTGGAGGAGCATTTTCCGACGCTGGTGGACTATCAGTTCACGGCGCGGATGGAGGAAGACCTCGATGCCATTGCTAGTGGCGATGAGGGTCGGGTTGAGTGGCTGACGCAGTTCTATTTCGGTAACGATGGTGTGGTTTCGGATGACCGTGAGCCGCATGAAGGGTTGGCGGAGCTAGTTGCGAACCTTGGCGAGATTGATGCGAAAGGAATTTCGACCATTGATCTCGGTGAGGGCATGGTGGTGCGTGTGGGCCGGTATGGCCCGTACGTAGAAGAAGTTGCCTCTGCAGATGGAGAGCCAGTTGACGGCGCTGCGGGGGAGGGGGATTCCTCGAAGCGGGGACGTCGCGCAACGGTGAATGATGACATCGCTCCAGATGAGATGACGCCGCAGAAAGCGCGTGAGTTGTTGGAGTTGGCTGCTGACGATGGTAGAGAGCTAGGCAAGGATCCTCAGACAGGTCACATGATTGTGGCGAAGTCTGGCCGGTTTGGTCCGTACGTGAGTGAGATTTTGCCTGAGCCTGAAGAAGGCACCCCGAAGTCTAAGCAGCCTAAGCCGAGGACAGCGAGTTTGTTCCGGTCGATGAATTTGGCGACGGTGAGCCTTGATGAGGCGTTGAAGTTGTTGTCTTTGCCGAGGGTGGTTGGTGTCGATCCGGACAGTGGCGAGGAGATTACGGCGCAGAATGGCCGTTACGGGCCGTATTTGAAGAAGGAGAAGGATTCGCGTTCTTTGGATTCGGAGGATCAGATCTTCACAGTGACATTGGAAGAGGCATTGGCTTTGTACGCGCAGCCCAAGCGGCGGGGGCGCGCGGCGGCTAGGCCTCCGATTGCTGATCTTGGTCCTGATCCGGTGACAGGCAAGAACGTGGTGGTTAAGGAAGGTCGTTTTGGCCCGTATGTGACGGATGGGGAGACCAATGCGACGTTGCGTAGTGGTGATGATCCGGAAACGATCACTGCTGAGCGTGGTTTTGAGTTGTTGGCGGAGAAGCGGGCTAAGGGGCCGGTGACACGTAAACGGGCTACGGCGAAGAAAACGCCGGCGAAGAAGTCCACCGCGAAGAAAACAACCACAAAGAAAGCTGCTCCTAAGAAAGCCTGATGTTTCATAGCTGGCCCGGGGCGTGGTTCTGCTCTGGGCCAGCTTGTGTTTGTGTGTTTTAAAGATTGGGTGGGTGCGGTCGATTTGTCGCGGTAGGTCGGCGCAGGGTTGTCGATCTGTTTTGTGACCCGTGCGTGAATGGAGTCCACTGTGATCTTCGGCAGATCGGCTGGGACGCGTGTGTCCCTGCAGACAGATACACATGAAGAAGAGCTACGTGGATATGTTGAGGCTCTGCAGATCTTGGTGGACAAGGTTGCTGGTGCGCGTAGCGGGGATGATGTTTTCCGGGTGGCGTTGGAGACGATTCGTGACAGTTTTCATTTGCTATACGGGTCGGTGTGGGTGATGGATCCGAAAGAGAAGGTTTTGAGGCTCCGGATGGAGTCGGGGGGTTTATCGGATCGGTTTGCCCCGGTGACGCGGGGGGCGGCGTTTTCTGAGGGTGTTGGGTTGGTGGGTGGCGCGTGGAGTCAGCGTGAGTTGATTTTTGAACCGGATTTGCGTGCGGTGAAGGATTGTCCGCGTGCGCAGATTGCGTATGAGAGTGGTGTGAGGTCGGCTGTGTCGTTCCCGTTGTTTAGGGAGGGGCAGATCGTGGCGACGATGGATTTCATGGCCGATGAGGAACATACGCCGGGGTTGGTGCGGCTGCAGGTGTTGCGTTGTGTGGCCAAGTTGGTGTCACAGGCGTTGGAGCGGGTGTTGGATTCTGAGCGTCGGGTGGAGATGCAGAGCGATATGGCCGCCATTAATGCGGTGGTGAAGAAAACGAATGAGTCTTCGAGTGAGCGGGAGACGATTCGGGCAACTCTTGACACGGTGCGGGCGCAGTTTGGTTGGGAGTATGGCTCGTATTGGGAGGTGGATTCTGCTGACAATACGTTGAAGAACAAGTACGAGTCGGGTTCTGCAGGTGAAGAGTTCCGTGAGGTGACGCGTAAAGCGAGTTTTGCTCGCGGAGTGGGTGTTGCTGGTCGTACGTGGAGTACGCGTGATCTGGTGTTTGAACCTGATTTGGGTTTGGTGACTGACTGTGTGCGTGCTCCTGCGGCGCAGCGTGCGGGGGTGAAGTCTGGGGTGTCTCTTCCCATCATTGTTGAGGGTGAGGTCATCGGGACGATGGACTTCTTCACGACCAAGGATGTTGATCTTACGGAGGATCGGGCCTCGGCGTTGCGGAATACTGCGTTCCTTGTTTCGAGTGCGTTGGAGCGTATTCGTGATGCGGA
Proteins encoded:
- a CDS encoding type II secretion system F family protein, translated to MTLVIATLTALALLAWPTHNRHLQALARHTQTTQNTAPPVRADALAGTVMLLAMTLRSGKGVIESLEAVGTRQHDAIGAHLLSVASALRWGVPDREAWAALPEAWTPVARAFLLARRAGVAPADLLLRVADDLRQAEQARLELATAKLAVRVVLPLGLAFLPAFILTTVVPIVIAITGDVLSH
- a CDS encoding DUF4244 domain-containing protein; its protein translation is MTLASAETTTIRSRLDQAMATSAATVTTYVHCAVERFRNRDDAGMTTAEYAVGILAAVAFAGVLLAIVKSGTIQAELQKVITGAIKSKGK
- a CDS encoding TadE family type IV pilus minor pilin, producing MKSTAQDLNHTNRRDAGYSTAELALATPAVMILVTVVAVLLGVLMDQVRCIDAARSGARALARGDNAAVAVRLAEQTAPTGSRISVARGKEMRVTVTAPARVAWVQQLHAGASASAPDESVGISGRRLGSVVLPTDISWLGQV
- a CDS encoding DUF7059 domain-containing protein, which gives rise to MSFVPPVVVPELVAALRADLLACDFTVEGVESYLGTVASAALRRGEVLPAELKTRECGGATGVVVRLFTLGLEVDFAEVDAALPSVGGDGLLRLGLVRRAGAALQAGVDLRPYGDEENVWWVVSDVTGAFGSGPLATDHVVGVGGASVTLAQWTSRPRVGRALDLGTGSGVQALHLGAHADEVVVTDVSERALAFARFTAALAGVEWDVRCGSLFEPVAGERFDLVVCNPPYVITPRVAGVPVFEYRDGGLAGDSVMKTLVGQVGEFLNPGGVAHFIGNWEISQGQVWSDRLQEWLAGTGLDAWVVQRDVQDPAEYASTWARDGGFVPGSYQYESLYSAWLEDFAQRGVEGIGFGVVMLARPVGEREPFRDLMEVRGPVSLPMGESVRDGLAVRARLAELDDEALLEVRLKVAGDVTIEKHMLPGCGDPAAIVVRQGGSLRRALGVSPQVCAVVDVADGDLTLRQSVVAIAALMDESVEQVCAEALPVVRELVAGGFLRLS
- a CDS encoding GAF and ANTAR domain-containing protein gives rise to the protein MGTFDFAEFALELSSADGTRGALRTALETIREVVEAERGGAMLVVKRHVEAAEADDELASQADRLQLDLESGPCLEAIGDEAVYLIVDTLTDPRWEPWCRGLAQLGIRSVLSLRLATLNGTLGALNLYHSVPGAFGESHGVVGARLASQASVAIAATKTEEGLREAMAGRHVIGLAQGILMERFGLDEEAAFSVLRRYSQDLNLKLRVVAQELVKSRALPSLDAQGRHRPTEGGRA
- a CDS encoding type II secretion system F family protein; amino-acid sequence: MISAWIPALLAGTAITLWPTQHPTNTHPNHIPTSPRHAFTAWKKQRHRDSHTGIEKDLLNVVEALSGALRAGLPPAAALALAREGITGKLGDALTTVEHRARMGEGLAAGWSEAARRINNPELALLARAWSLSEETGTPLAEAAHTATRVLRDRRDQRERTRSAIAGAKATMTLLTLLPATGPLLGLLLGVDLLHVYSTTPLVWAALAAGIILILIGRTWVNHLITHTLAGPVLT
- a CDS encoding Rv3654c family TadE-like protein; this encodes MAWMMVGAAVIASHRATAAADLAAVGAAKSLVLGGSGADACRRGRSIAQKNDARLSSCRVSGKEVAVTAVVNLSGSLPHFGFYQARAEARAGVR
- a CDS encoding TadA family conjugal transfer-associated ATPase yields the protein MSAPTTSTSIWNHIRAGRGPTAARVDAVAHDESRLLGEQGAAHARDALRAATLGLGPLEPLLTTPGVTDILVNGTDTVWIDRGNGLETTEIEIGDPDAVRRLAVRLAGLADRRLDEASPYVDGLLPGGIRLHAVLPPLVDSAAHISLRIPRADVVSLERLVALGSMPPEWADILRAIVAARCSFVVSGGTGTGKTTILASLLAQARPDERILVVEDVRELAVHHPHVVRMQARPANVEGAGAVDMVALVRQSLRMRPDRLVVGEVRGAEVREMLTALNTGHEGGSGTIHANSAHDVITRFEALGALAGMTPAAVRAQLGSALSVVIHLRRTPTHRIVESIGLLHAENDELHVRTALRNPHLGDTSNQHHTPHTPRGAQEPGWTLLQELLAEHLTPAPSPETPATHTPPTPAVPTSRPQRPTPAIPLTNPTWLRRTP